The Cylindrospermum stagnale PCC 7417 genome segment CCAACGAAAATCAGCTTGCTCTGCAAAGGCTGATTCGAGCGATCGCGCTTTCCAAAGGTCAGTTTGCCCTGATTTTAGTCAGGTGTAACTATGGTCACCTACGCGGGCAATTATTGGAAAATCTCCGCTCCATCACCAAAGACATCAATTTACGGGAAATCCATCTCCAGCCATCAACTACTGCCTTACATAGCACAATAGTCTCAGAACTTTTTCTAGATAATCCTGCTGTACTCACAGACTCTTTACCATCAGCTGTAATGGTTTTTGGTCTGGAGTCAATTACCAACATCGACGACTTACTTACTGGCATCAACCAAGCACGAGATATCTATGCCGCGACCTTACGCTTTCCATTAGTGTTGTGGCTACAAGATGAAGTGGCATCATCGCTTTCCAGATTAGCACCCGATTTTAAAAGCTGGGCAGCAACTACCATCAAATTTGAAATGACCAAAGCAGATTTAATCGCTTTGATCTGCCAAGAGACAGAATATCTATTTACCAAAGTTTTAGAGGTGGGCGCAAACAGATTTTTATCTAATGCATCCCTAGATTTAGATCCCAACTCCCAACATCGCCACGAAATTGAGTCGGCTCGCAATGATTTGCGGCGCTTGTATGGTGTCAAATTAGAACCAATATTAGAAGCAAATTTAGAATTTGTATTGGGGCGTGATGAATATGCTAACGATAAAATCTATGATGCCATAGCCCATTATCAAAAAAGCCGAGTGCTTTGGCAACTGTCTCTGAGTACAGAGGAGAATCGAGAACTAAATTCCCCTAATCTTCAAAAGCAAGCGGTAGTACTATTCCATCTAGGGCTTTGTTATCGTCGAATGGCAGATTTATACCAAGGTGCTAACAGTAGCTACTGGCAAGATGCTCTATTGTGGTTTAAGCAATGTTTGGATGTATTGTTCGAGGCACAAAGACAAGACTTAGTCGCCAAATTTATTTTGCCAGTTTGTGAAATACTGCAACGCTTACAAGCTTGGAAAGACTTAGAAGAACTAGCCCAAAAATCATTACGGCTGCATGAAACTTATGGTGATACCGCGCAAATTGCTCAAGATTATGGCTTTTTGGCAGCTGTGGCAGCGGCTAAGTCGAATTGGGTGCTAGCTCATGAATTAGCGAATACAGCACTTTCGATCTCAGAAGTGGCAACAGAAGTTTCTCTGCAAGATACTTTGCGAACGCGGCATCAGGAAAGTTGGTATCTTTTGCTGCTAGCACAAGCCCAGCGGCATCTGGGTGAGTGGGAGGAAGCGATCAATAACCTGGAATGGGCGAAGATAGTCTGTGAGCTACAGTATGAGCCGTTACTTTACTTATCCATTCTTGAAGAATTGCGATCTCTCTACTTTTTTGAGCGTCATGACTATGCAGAAGCCTTTAGCCTCAAGCAAGAAAAAATTCAAATAGAACATCAATATGGCTTCCGTGCTTTCATCGGCGCCAGTCAATTGCAACCGCAACGCTACAGACTTAATCCAGTCTTAGATCCGCAAAAAATCCCGTTTGTTCCTGAGGAAGTTGCCCAAGAAATATCTACTTCCGGGCGGCAGCAAGATGTCAATCGATTAATTGAAAGAATTACCCGTGCCGACTATAAACTCACAGTAATTCATGGTCCGTCAGGTGTGGGCAAAAGTTCAATTCTCAAAGCAGGTTTAGTACCGGCATTGAAGGGAAAAGTCATTGGTGAACGCATTCCTTTGCCGATTGTTTTATCTGTTTATACTGATTGGGTTCTATCCTTGGGACAGGTTATTAAGCAGACCCTAGCAAATACAGAAATATCAGTTCCCCTAGAAATTAACACAACTATAATTCTTGAAACAATTCGGTTAATATCTGCACAGAATTATACAATTATTCTCATATTTGACCAATTTGAAGAATTTTTCTTCAATAGTACTGTTCCCACCCAAAGAATCCAATTTTATGAGTTTTTCATTGAATGTTTAAATATTCCCTATGTAAAAACCATTTTGTCATTAAGGGAAGATTATTTGCATTATTTGTTAGAACTTGAGCGTTTGAGCAAAAATAATAGTGATAGTCCACATCATTTAGGAGTAATTAACAAAAACATCTTAGATAAGGATATTCGCTACTACTTAGGAAATTTCAATTACCAGGATGCAATCAGCATCATTCATGGTTTGACACAGCGTTCCCATTATGAAATTAATGATGAATTAATTAACCAATTAGTGCAGGATTTAGCAGGAAAAATAAACGAAGTTCATCCGATTGAATTACAAATAGTTGGTGCTCAACTGCAAGCAGAAAATATTACTACACTCCAACAGTACAAGCTTTGTGGCGGGTCAGAAAAACTAGTAGAACGCTGGTTAGAGGAAGTTATCCAAGATTGCGGGCAGGAAAACGAAGAGCTAAGTTGGAGATTATTATTTGAGTTAACTGATGAAAAAGGCACACGACCATTAAAAACTAAAGCTGATTTAGCGATCGCCCTAGGCAATAATCTTGATTTTGACGAAATCCTGGACTTTGACTCAGTTTGGGAATTGATTTTAGAGATTTTGGTCGGTTCCGGGTTGGTGTTGCGAGTTAGAGAAGAGTTAGGCGATCGCTACCAACTGGTTCACGATTACTTAGTAGAACCGATTCGCCAAAAAAATAACTATGGCATAGTTGCCGAGTTAGAAAAAGTAAAAATTGAAAAAACTAGAGCTGAAGTTGCTCAAAGGCTGAGTCAAGAGCAGCTAAATTTGGCTTTACAGCAGCGATTGCGAGAAGCACGGATAGTAGGTTTAGCCCTGGCAATGATGGCGGGGACGATAGGTGCTCTATGGTGGCAAGCCGATTTACAGAAAAGGGCAGCCCTGCGCCAGACTCTGCGAGCTGAACGCAGCGAAACCAACTTGAAAATTAGTGGAATTGCTGCCGCTAGTGAAGCTCTGTTTACCTCTAATAAAGAGTTTGATGCCCTGTTAGAAAGCTTGCGGGCTTTTATAAGACTTAAACAGGCAGATGTAGTCCAACCAGACACCCGAATTCGGGTAGTGACAGCCTTGCAACAGGCAGTTTATCGGGTAACAGAGTTAAATCGTTTGGAAGGTCACAAGGATATTGTTTGGGGTGTCACTTTCAGCCCTGATGGTCATACCTTAGCCTCAGGTAGTACAGATCAGACCGTGAAACTGTGGCGTCCTGACGGCACCTTACTCCAAACTCTCAAAGGTCATAAAAATGCTGTTACCAGTGTGAGTTTCAGCCCTGATAGTCAAACCCTTGCCTCTGCCAGTCTTGACAAAACCGTGCAAATCTGGTGGAAAAACCCGATAACGGGGGAATTTGACACCCAGCCATACAAAACCCTAGTAGGACACGGAGATTGGATTTATAGCGTTAATTTCAGTCCTGATGGGGAGTTGCTGGCTACTGGCAGTAAGGATACCACCATCAAAATTTGGCGCCAAGATGGTACCTTAGTCAGAACACTCAGGGGACATCTTGGGTGGGTTAACTGGGTCACATTCAGTCCGGATGGTCAATTCATCGCTTCAGCTAGTGACGACAAGACAGTGAAAATCTGGCGTCTGGATGGTAGCTTAGTGACAACTTTGCAGGGGCATCAGCAGGGTTTGACTGTAGTCGCTTTTAGCCCAGATGGTAAATTTCTGGCGTCAGCTGGGCGGGATAAAACGGTGAAACTTTGGCGATGGGAGCGTGGTAGTAGTAAAGATAGCTCAAACTTTATTCTTGACAAAACTTTACTACAGCACACCAGTACAGTTTGGAGTCTAAGCTTCAGTGCTGATGGTCAAAAGTTAGCTTCTGGAGGTGATGACAATGCCATTAATCTTTGGAGTATCAACGGCACGTTACTTAAAGTTTTTAAAGGACACAGCGATGCTGTTGCTGGCGTAGCGTTCAGTCCAGATAACAAATTGCTGGCCTCGGCAAGTTACGACAAAAGCGTGAAGCTGTGGAGTCTAGATGCCCCAACACTGCCGATCCTCCGAGGGCATCTAGATCGAGTTTTGAGCGTTGCTTGGAGTCCCGATGGTCAGATGTTGGCGAGTGGTAGTCGCGATCGCACGGTAAAACTGTGGCAACGATACATTAATGGTGGCGAGGTAGAAACTCGACTCTACAAGACCCTAATAGGGCATACAGATAAAGTTCCTAGCGTCAGTTTTGACCCTAAAGGTGAAATGCTCGTGTCAGGAAGTTATGACAAAACACTCAAACTTTGGACGCGCGACGGTAGATTACTCAACACCCTCCAAGGGCATGGCGATAGTGTGATGAGTGTCAGTTTCAGCCCTGATGGTCAGTTATTGGCATCAGCCAGTAAAGATAAGACAGTAAAACTTTGGAACCGTGAGGGTAAGTTACTCAAAACCTTGGTGGGTCATCAGGGTTGGGTTAATGGCGTCAGTTTCAGCCCTGATGGTCAGGTTTTAGCTTCCGCTAGCGATGACCAAACAGTCAAACTTTGGCGACGGGATGGAACATTGGTAAGAACCTTTTCACCCCATGACAGCTGGGTATTAGGTGTGAGCTTCAGTCCCACTGACCAAGTACTGGCTTCTGCTAGCTGGGATAACACCGTCAAGTTATGGCAGCAGGATGGTACCTTGTTAAAAACCTTGTTAAAGGGGTACAGCGATAGCGTCAATTCTGTGACTTTCAGTCCCAATGGTGAATTGCTAGCCGCTGCCAGTTGGGACAGTACAGTGAAAATTTGGAGCCGTGAGGGTAAATTGATTAAAACCCTCAACGGGCATCGTGCCCCAGTATTAAGCGTTAGCTTTAGTCCCGATGGTCAAACACTAGCATCAGCTAGTGATGACAATACGATAATTGTGTGGAATTTACATCTTGATAACCTGCTCTTGCGTGGTTGTAACTGGGTGAGTGATTATCTTAGGCACAACAGCAATGTTGACCCGCAAGATCGTCTTGTTTGTGATGGCATCACGAACAAGCGCTAGTTTCAACATTTAGCCTTCTGCCTTCAGTCCTCCTCCGTAGCGTCTTGTAGCAACTTCACCAAAAAGCTTTGTAGCCTCATGCGCTCAATATAAGGCCAACCCCCCTCAGACTCAATGTCTTTCAATAGAGAATAGAGTTTCTGGCGGTTATCAGGCAAACTCTCTTGAAAAAGCCCATCACGAATTTCTCGGTGTAACTGCTCCAACTGACGCAGCAAAGCCAAAAGAGCCATAACATCTCCCTGACAAGCCTTAGTCGCATCATCTGTCGCAGTGGCGATCGCTTGTAATTTACAGGACAACTTCCCTGATTCAAAATTTTTGTCCTTGCTCATGCAATTCTCTCCGTGTAAATGAGACCAACTCAAATTTACCGGAGATTTTTAATTTTCAATTGTTTGAGAGTGTTGATTCATTTCCCGCTTGGGTCGAAACTGATCGACAGTTGCTTAAGTTTAGTGGTCGGCGAATTCGTACTCATCTGTATCGAACAGCCAATGGTAAACTGATTCATGCAGATGTTAATGGTAGTTAGAATATTTTACCTAAAGTAATCCTGACAGCTTTTAGCCTAGGGATGGGGGGCGTTGTAGTTCGCCCCGTCGGGTTTATTCCCGGCTAACAACGAGCAGAAAATAAATGCCTATGCTTTTTGGAACTATAGACAAAGAGCAAATAAAATGACGGTTGTGGAAGTTTTTTCTCTGCTTCCCCCAGTTACCACTCTTTTAGTCTTCCTTCGTTGACTCTTCCTTTCTCTGGCAGACTGTAACCAGAATCTGGATAAAAAACAATGACGATCGCTTTTTGTGCGATCGCTTCATCGCCATCGCTTACATAACAGCGCGGCGAAGTTTAGCACAGTCTCCACGGGAGCTTGCCGGGGAGCAGGACATTCTTGTTTAAAGCTAGAGCGCTTTGATTTTGAGTTAAAAAAAATCGTATGATCTGGCTGAATTCCCCATAAAACAATGGGTTGTATGTGGTGGCGTCACATACATAATACAGAAGGACTTGGGCAACGCCCAAGGTCTAACAAATGGCGCAAACAGCGAAACTGCTGGTTTTTTGCTCCTTTAGGGACACACATCCATTTTGGACGCAGTGTGCTGCTTAGTTTGGGGTTTAAACCCTAAGCTCAAGAACGCGACGCGTTTAAGTACGTTTAGTAGAGCAGTTTTACAACTTAGATATTAATTTTTGACATTGAGGTTGACCATGAGGTATCGCGCTTTAATTGTTGCATTCTTGGCTTTGTGTCTGGGGCTAATAACTGCTTGTAGTGATAGTCCATCTTCTAGCACTAAGGAAGTACTCACCTACGAGCAAATTCGAGGCACTGGCTTGGCTAACAAATGCCCCCAACTGGCAGAAACAAGCCGTGGTTCAATTCCCATTGACTCCAGCCAGTCCTACGCCATCAAAGAACTTTGCTTGGAGCCAACCAATTTCTTTGTTAAAGAAGAACCCGCTAACAAACGGCAACAAGCAGAATTTGTTGCTGGCAAATTGTTGACCAGGTACACTTCCACCATTGACCAGGTACAAGGCAACCTGAAAATCAACCCAGATAATAGCCTGACCTTTGTAGAAACAGATGGTCTTGACTTCCAAGCCATTACTGTGCAGCTCCCTGGTGGTGAGCGAGTACCTTTTCTCTTCACCATCAAAAACTTGGTTGCTCAAACACAACCCAGTTTGACCAGTATTAACACCTCCACAGATTTTGAAGGCACTTTCAAAGTTCCTTCCTATCGTGGTGCTGCCTTCCTAGATCCCAAAGGTCGTGGTGTTGTCTCTGGCTATGATAACGCCGTGGCTCTCCCCGCCCAGGCTGATGATGAAGAACTCACCCGCACTAACGTTAAGCGTGCGGAAATACTCAGTGGCAAGATTTCTCTGCAAGTAGCTAAAGTAGATAATTCTAGTGGTGAAATTGCTGGTACTTTCGAGAGCGAACAGCCATCTGATACAGATTTAGGTGCTGGTGAACCTAAAGAGGTGAAGATTCGCGGACTGTTTTATGCTCGCGTTGAACCGACTCGGATCTAAATTCTCTTGATTAATAAAACTGACTGGGAAGGAAGAACTACAGTTCTGTAAGCATCAGGCTTCATTAAAAGAGTTAACCCCTTTGTCCCTTATTTTCAGGGAGCAAAGGGGTTTTTTACAGCAATCTTCGCGCCTGAAAGCCCCTGAGTGAGTTTTAACTAGTAGCATTCTTCCCGCTAAGTTGAGTACCACTTTAGCTAGCTGCGGGTAGTTCACATCTATCAACTAAATAGCTATAGATATTCCTTCCAACAAGAGGCAATCAGCCCTCTTTAATGTTTCTGCGTAAATATACAGATTTTATATGAAAAATATTTAAAGATTAGATAAACTAAAAAAATACCTATGTATTATTACTAAATAAAATTTTTTTACTTGTTTAACAAAATAATAAATACAATCGCTTGATCCTCATAAGTTAAACTAATCATATTTTTGCCTAAATTTAAGTAAAATCTCGGTTTGAGATTGGGCAATATGTTGTATATTTTGTTTCTATAGAGTTTTTCAAAAGCTACATATCACGCCAAAGTTAAATAATAAGCGAAATACTAATTTCGCTTGTTCAGATTTTGCTGGATCGCCAATACACCTATGGGACTTTTTCTAGGAAAAGTAATTGTAGCCTGCCATAGGATTTGCTGAGGCCTATAGCGCGATAGTTTACTAGCTATCGTGTCTCAGCTTGGTTTTTAAGCGATTACCACACTGTTTATTTGTTTAATAAACACGTTATTATGCCTACCACCGTCACCAATGAACTGAAGCATGAAATTTGGCAGTTGTTACGAGAATATCAGCAGTCTCCCTCAGAGACTGTTCGTAATAAGCTGGTGAAACTCAATTTTGGACTGGTGAGAAAAGAAGCTCACTACTGGATAAATCAATGTCATGAAAACTATGAGGATTTGCTCCAGGTAGGCTGTTTGGGTTTAATCAGGGCTATTGAAAGATTTGAACTTTCCAAGGGACATGCCTTCAGTTCCTACGCCCTTCCCTATATTCGGGGTGAAATTCAACACTACCTCCGAGATAAAGGTGTCACCGTGCGAATTCCTCGGCGGTGGTTAGCGCTACAACAGCAGGCTATAGGAGTTTCCCGTTCATGGCGAGAAAAATATAATCGCTCACCTACCGACTCAGAATTAGCAGCAGCACTAGAAATTTCTGCAAACGAATGGCAAGAAATTAAATTAGCATGGGTCAATCGTGCTCCCTTAAGCCTAGATGTGCCAGTGCAGGATGGGGAAGAAGGGGCTACCTGCTTGGGAGAACTGGTTCCAGATCCTCACTACCGCAGCTTTCAACTAGCTCAAGAAGACCAAATTCGCCTGCAACAAGCACTGGTTCAGCTAGAAAAACGCACCCGCGATGTTTTAGAGTGTGTATTTTTGCATGATTTGACACAGAAACAAGTAGCAGAACACTTGGGGATTAGTGTAGTGACTGTTTCCCGTAGAGTTAAGAAAGGGCTGGACTTGTTGAAACAGCTCATGGGTGTAGCAGACGATTAACGGCAAACCAGAACAAGCAGCAATTGTGCTGGGTTAGCAGTGTTAAAAATGACCCTTAAAATGTAAAATGTAGGTTATAAAGGAAACAGACTTAGCCTTTGATCCAAATTTTAGGCATGTCAATTTCCACAAGTAAACTTTCCTATAGCTTTTGAGAATGGCTAATGGGTAGAAACACAAAAATTACAGTTGCAGCTATCTTAAGTTTGGTAATTGCTGGATGCGCGTCTGAAGAGACACCAGTGGCTGTTAATTCTACGCCGAACCCTAGCGTGGCATCTCCTAACACGGCAGATCCTAATGTTGTAGCAAATTTGCAACCAACAACTCCAACCTTTAAGAATCCAGTAGTGCCCGCCCAGCAAGTACCACAGCTTGCCGCGCCAACTCTGAATAAGAGTTTGATTCAACCAACTAATGCCAGAGAACGGATAGTGATGGTGTCGAAAGGTCGAACTGACCCATTTTCACAAATTGGCGGGCAGCCTATTTCCCAGTTTTCCACCAATCCAATGGTAAAAACGGTTCCTAATGTGCCTCGCCTACCTATACCAGTAGTTCAAAATCTGCCAAAAAGCATTGCATCACAACCAAAAACAACACGCATTGTAGTTAGACGAAAACCAACAAGCATTGCTGGAAGATCCCAACAGAAAACTAAAATTGCTCTAGTACCACTAACGCAAAGGCCCAAACCTCCCTCGGCCTCATTCCTACCTAAGGTTTTGCCTCAAGTTGTCCCCAACCCTACTTTAGTATCTGTATTACCACCAACAGAAAAACCTGAGTTAGCTAGAGCAATTCTGGTAACTGGTATAGTTCAAATTGGTAGAGAACCCCAGGCAATTATCAAAGTACCAGATGAGCCAACGAGTCGCTATGTACAAGCAGGACAGCGATTAGTCAATGGCGTGCTGGTTAAACGTATTGAAATGAATCAAGGCTCTAATCCTGTGGTGATTCTGGAACAATACGGCATTGAAGTGGCCAGGATGGTAGGGGAAGCACCTGTAATCGCCAAACCCTCAACTACAGCTTCTGCTGGGGGTGCATTGGCAAGGGAGCAAGAAGGAATTAATTGAGAGTTTGGGCAGTTGTTTGAGCATCAAATGCAATCGTCTCTTACTTCTACCAAGACATTTCTCTAAATAAAGCCGTTGAGGATCTTGCTTCGGTGTCTATGCTGCCTTAAAATCTTGTTAGTGCTGGAGCTTCATAAAAATGGAGACCAAGGAAAAAATTGAATTTGCTGGTTTGCCCTTGGCCGTCTATCGGGAGATAGCAGCCCACTTGCGTCAAGTTGAAGGGGTAGAAGTGGATTTAATTCCCCAGTCGTCCCCACAGTTTGATTACAACCAAAGTCAAATCGGTGGCTTATGGATGTCGTGGACGCTAAACGCTAGTTCAAAAAGTCGGCAGCGTGTCAAACAAATTTTGGCTTATTATCAAGCAAAGCTGCTTTAGTGTTTGGTGGCTGAAGTTAATATCAGGTTGCTGAACTAAACCTAAATTGGAGTAATTTTGGCTTAGTTCCCCTACATGCTATTTCTTAAGCAGAAATAATTAAGCATGTAGCATGAAGAAAGTTAATTTTGAAAACGTTGATATATAATCAAAATATTTTCTAATCAAAGCGACCTTTTTGACAATATGGGTCGATTTTTTTACGCTCAATTTTTCCATTGGTTTCTGGCAGCATAGTTGCCAGCTAGGATTAATCAACAGGATCGTTTTTGCTAACAACAATTAATCACTAAAATTCACATATGCTTCTAGGGTTCAGAACTGAACTCAAATTAAATCATCAACAGTGCACTGTCCTAGCTAAATACGCTCTGAACCCAGACATGCTTAAAACTGAGGACTTAGTCTTAATTTAAGTCAAGAAGCGGCTAGATTAGTCGTGTTAGCCTGTGGAATGGTGAAGTGGCGCGTCCTTGGGGGTTTCCACGCCTCATGCTTTAAGCCGGGAAACCCTAGTCGAGCAGTAGCTCCCCATGAGTGACTGCTGTTCACCGAAGGTGTGCCGGAGGCATCACCCCGAAGGGGAAAGTGCCGACACGAACAGTTGGAAACAGGAAGAAAATGCGGGCAATTGTTAGCAATTGTTAGCATTTTTGGATCGGAGTTCATTGCAAAATATTAATCGGCTGCTCTTCGGTTCGGGTATTACTCACATGGAACACTGGCAATTTCTGATTCAGAAACAGGGCGATCGCACTTGGCAGTCCCTGGAATCGCCAAATCTGAAAATTTTGGAAGGTAGGTATCGAGTTTTAGCTCGTTCTAACCTTCCCAATACAGATGTGGAAGTGCGGGTAACTCACTCCTCAACCCAAGAATTTCCCCCAAAGCGGCGAATTCTCAAGCGATCGCGTCGCACTAACTCAGAAGGACTAATGGCGGTAATTCCCTTTACCTTGCTTAAGCCAGGAATGTGGGAGTTGCGATGCTCTGGCGACTTGATGTCGGATATTTTCGGTAAATCCTGGCAATACAAAGTCCTTGTGCATGTCTTGCCTCAAGAATTAGATGGGCAGCTAGAAAAATTGGGCGGTGGAGATCAATCTGAGAATTGGCTCCCTGGACTGGCAGCTTCTCAGGAAGTTGAGTCAAATTTATCCGCTCACTCAGATGCTACAGATGTTGCAGAACCTGAAGAAATTACCCTAGAAACTATCTTTGGCCTAACAGACCTGGCAATTAATACAAGAAGTAACCCGGAAATTTCTCACCTGCCAACAGAAACCGCAGCAGAAGATGAAGATATAGTGATCAATCAACCTGTCAGCCCAGTTTGGCTCAAAGGTGAGACGGCAGAGCAGATTTTACAAAACTTAATAGATTTAGCTTTACC includes the following:
- a CDS encoding photosystem II manganese-stabilizing polypeptide, with the protein product MRYRALIVAFLALCLGLITACSDSPSSSTKEVLTYEQIRGTGLANKCPQLAETSRGSIPIDSSQSYAIKELCLEPTNFFVKEEPANKRQQAEFVAGKLLTRYTSTIDQVQGNLKINPDNSLTFVETDGLDFQAITVQLPGGERVPFLFTIKNLVAQTQPSLTSINTSTDFEGTFKVPSYRGAAFLDPKGRGVVSGYDNAVALPAQADDEELTRTNVKRAEILSGKISLQVAKVDNSSGEIAGTFESEQPSDTDLGAGEPKEVKIRGLFYARVEPTRI
- a CDS encoding RNA polymerase sigma factor SigF, which translates into the protein MPTTVTNELKHEIWQLLREYQQSPSETVRNKLVKLNFGLVRKEAHYWINQCHENYEDLLQVGCLGLIRAIERFELSKGHAFSSYALPYIRGEIQHYLRDKGVTVRIPRRWLALQQQAIGVSRSWREKYNRSPTDSELAAALEISANEWQEIKLAWVNRAPLSLDVPVQDGEEGATCLGELVPDPHYRSFQLAQEDQIRLQQALVQLEKRTRDVLECVFLHDLTQKQVAEHLGISVVTVSRRVKKGLDLLKQLMGVADD